From a region of the Thermomonas sp. HDW16 genome:
- a CDS encoding FdhF/YdeP family oxidoreductase produces MGNGKTPYYKAYNAPAGGWGAAAATAKVLMQQSVIVKGSEALLKMNKPGGFKCPSCAFPDQACEKLFDFCENGAKALAHEATKFRVTREFFAEHSVTELMEQSDYWLEMQGRLTEPMRYDAATDHYVPCSWDDAFALIGKHLRGLESPHQAEFYTSGRTPNEAAFLYSIFVREFGTNNFPDCSNMCHEPTSRGLPPAIGVGKGTVVLEDFDHAEAIFVIGQNTGTNSPRMMTNLVEARKRGIPIVAVNPMPERALIRFTEPQDILQMATFGSTKVSSEFVHIKIGGDLAFIKGIMKVMFEREAAGETVLDHEFIREHTVGIEAIREDALAQDWAEIVEVSGLAEEQIRRCAEIYIRSNATIICYGMGLTQHQLGSQLLQQVASLLLLKGNYGKPGAGISPIRGHSNVQGDRTVGIDERPSPEYLDRVREVFGFEPPRDWGHHTVESVEAMLDGSAKVFIGMGGNFVRAVPDTERSYAAMRKLDLTVGIATKLNRGHMVHGKDALILPVVARSERFITGLGEQFVTIEDSMSNVSASRGVLEPASPDLMPEVEIVCRMAMAALPDSKTDWARYADDYAAIRDKIAEVYPEIYEGFNQKIQAPNGFHLDVAPRRLVWKTPNGKANFLPLPGLHVNAVVDDPAMLRLATVRSHDQFNTTIYSYNDRYRGVYNDRMVLFMNAQDIADRGLVEGQKVALETISTDGIPRRVEGLSVLDYPMPRGAIAGYYPELNPLIPLDYYDKTSGTPAAKSVPVRVVAA; encoded by the coding sequence ATGGGCAACGGCAAGACACCCTATTACAAGGCTTACAACGCGCCGGCCGGCGGTTGGGGCGCAGCGGCGGCCACCGCCAAGGTGCTGATGCAGCAAAGCGTGATCGTGAAGGGCTCCGAAGCGCTGCTGAAGATGAACAAGCCCGGCGGCTTCAAATGCCCGAGCTGTGCGTTTCCGGACCAGGCCTGCGAAAAGCTGTTCGATTTCTGCGAAAACGGCGCCAAGGCGCTGGCGCACGAAGCCACCAAGTTCCGCGTCACCCGCGAGTTCTTCGCCGAGCACTCCGTCACCGAGCTGATGGAACAGTCGGATTACTGGCTGGAAATGCAGGGCCGGTTGACCGAACCGATGCGCTATGACGCCGCGACCGACCATTACGTGCCCTGCAGCTGGGACGACGCGTTTGCGTTGATCGGCAAGCACCTGCGCGGGCTGGAAAGCCCGCACCAGGCCGAGTTCTACACCTCCGGCCGCACGCCGAACGAAGCGGCCTTCCTGTATTCGATCTTCGTTCGCGAATTCGGCACCAACAATTTCCCGGACTGCTCCAACATGTGCCACGAGCCGACCAGTCGCGGCCTGCCGCCGGCGATCGGGGTAGGCAAGGGCACGGTGGTGCTGGAGGATTTCGACCACGCCGAGGCGATCTTCGTCATCGGCCAGAACACCGGCACCAATTCGCCGCGGATGATGACCAACCTGGTCGAAGCGCGGAAACGCGGCATCCCCATCGTGGCGGTGAACCCGATGCCGGAGCGCGCGCTGATCCGCTTCACCGAGCCGCAGGACATCCTGCAGATGGCGACCTTCGGCTCGACCAAGGTCTCCAGCGAATTCGTCCACATCAAGATCGGCGGCGACCTGGCCTTCATCAAGGGCATCATGAAGGTGATGTTCGAGCGCGAAGCCGCTGGCGAAACCGTGCTCGACCACGAGTTCATCCGCGAACACACCGTCGGTATCGAGGCCATCCGCGAAGACGCGCTCGCCCAGGACTGGGCGGAGATCGTGGAAGTGTCCGGCTTGGCGGAAGAACAGATCCGCCGCTGCGCGGAAATCTACATCCGCTCCAACGCCACCATCATCTGCTACGGCATGGGCCTGACCCAGCACCAGCTGGGGTCGCAGTTGTTGCAGCAGGTGGCCAGCTTGCTGCTGCTGAAGGGCAATTACGGCAAGCCGGGTGCCGGCATCAGCCCGATCCGCGGCCACTCCAATGTGCAGGGCGACCGCACGGTGGGCATCGATGAACGCCCGTCGCCGGAATACCTGGATCGCGTGCGCGAGGTGTTCGGTTTCGAGCCGCCGCGCGACTGGGGTCACCACACGGTGGAAAGCGTGGAGGCGATGCTGGACGGCAGCGCCAAGGTATTCATCGGCATGGGCGGCAATTTCGTGCGTGCGGTGCCGGATACCGAACGTTCCTACGCGGCGATGCGCAAGCTCGACCTGACCGTGGGCATCGCCACCAAGCTCAATCGCGGGCACATGGTGCACGGCAAGGATGCGCTCATCCTGCCGGTAGTGGCGCGCTCGGAGCGGTTTATCACGGGGCTGGGCGAACAGTTCGTGACCATCGAGGATTCGATGTCGAACGTCAGCGCTTCACGCGGGGTGCTGGAACCGGCCAGCCCGGACCTGATGCCGGAGGTGGAGATCGTCTGCCGCATGGCGATGGCCGCGTTGCCGGACAGCAAGACCGACTGGGCGCGTTACGCCGACGACTACGCAGCGATCCGCGACAAGATCGCCGAGGTGTATCCGGAGATCTACGAAGGCTTCAACCAGAAGATCCAGGCGCCGAATGGCTTCCACCTGGACGTGGCACCGCGTCGCCTCGTGTGGAAGACGCCGAATGGCAAGGCGAATTTCCTGCCGTTGCCGGGCCTGCACGTGAACGCCGTGGTGGACGACCCAGCGATGCTGCGATTGGCCACGGTGCGTTCGCACGACCAGTTCAATACCACCATCTACAGCTACAACGACCGCTATCGCGGCGTGTACAACGACCGCATGGTGTTGTTCATGAACGCGCAGGACATCGCGGATCGCGGTTTGGTCGAAGGACAGAAAGTGGCGCTGGAGACCATCAGTACGGACGGCATCCCGCGTCGTGTCGAAGGCCTGAGCGTGCTGGACTACCCGATGCCGCGCGGCGCGATTGCCGGCTATTACCCGGAGCTCAATCCGCTGATCCCGCTGGACTACTACGACAAGACCAGCGGCACGCCGGCGGCGAAATCGGTGCCCGTGCGGGTGGTCGCGGCCTGA
- a CDS encoding mechanosensitive ion channel domain-containing protein, producing the protein MDKMQTPPAGLTHLLDPNTLTGALVLAAAAFAIATIVVVLIRRFTRRLEKRMSDVTVLRFVSLLIQLAVYLLALVLYAHLIPQLRSVGTALLAGAGVLSVVGGLAAQDTLGNLIAGFSLVMSGAIREGETIKLYTPVGLITARVHLISLGFTLLVDADGNEIVVPNSVIMTSAIARISQENATGAK; encoded by the coding sequence ATGGACAAAATGCAAACGCCACCCGCCGGGCTCACCCACCTGCTCGACCCCAACACGCTTACCGGCGCACTGGTGCTGGCCGCAGCCGCCTTCGCCATCGCAACGATTGTCGTTGTGTTGATCCGCCGCTTCACCCGACGCCTTGAAAAGCGGATGTCTGACGTGACCGTGCTGCGCTTCGTCAGCCTGCTCATCCAGCTGGCGGTCTATCTGTTGGCGCTGGTGCTGTACGCGCACCTGATCCCGCAGCTGCGTTCCGTCGGCACCGCGCTGCTCGCCGGTGCCGGCGTCCTCTCCGTGGTGGGCGGGCTGGCCGCGCAGGACACCCTGGGCAACCTGATCGCCGGTTTCTCGCTGGTGATGTCCGGGGCGATCCGCGAAGGTGAAACCATCAAGCTTTACACCCCGGTTGGCCTGATCACCGCACGCGTGCACCTGATCTCGCTGGGCTTCACCCTGCTGGTCGATGCCGACGGCAACGAGATCGTCGTGCCCAACAGCGTGATCATGACCAGCGCGATTGCCCGCATCTCCCAGGAAAACGCCACCGGCGCGAAGTAA
- a CDS encoding DsbA family oxidoreductase, with amino-acid sequence MATAPVPLRIDFVSDVVCPWCAIGLTSLEQALQRLQGQVAADIHFQPFELNPQMAAEGEDIREHLQRKYGMPDAQLDENQERIRQRGAELGFDFDFNARSRTWNTFDAHRLLHWAGIEGKQRELKHALLRAYFSEGKNVSDRDTLVAVAASVGLDSERVRAILASGEYAADVRAAEEFFRRNGINGVPAVIIDQKHLISGGQPVEVFERALREIATSKPG; translated from the coding sequence ATGGCTACTGCCCCCGTTCCGCTGCGTATCGATTTCGTCTCCGACGTGGTTTGTCCATGGTGCGCGATCGGGCTGACTTCGCTGGAGCAAGCACTGCAACGATTGCAGGGGCAGGTGGCGGCGGACATCCACTTCCAGCCATTCGAGCTGAACCCGCAAATGGCGGCGGAAGGCGAAGACATCCGCGAACACCTGCAGCGCAAGTACGGCATGCCGGATGCGCAGTTGGACGAAAACCAGGAGCGCATTCGCCAGCGCGGCGCGGAGCTTGGGTTCGACTTCGATTTCAATGCGCGCAGCCGCACCTGGAACACGTTCGATGCGCATCGCCTGCTGCATTGGGCTGGCATCGAGGGCAAGCAGCGGGAGTTGAAGCATGCCCTGCTGCGCGCTTATTTCAGCGAGGGCAAGAATGTTTCCGACCGCGACACGCTGGTCGCCGTTGCAGCAAGCGTGGGGCTGGATTCGGAGCGCGTACGTGCCATCCTGGCCTCGGGCGAATACGCTGCGGATGTGCGTGCGGCCGAGGAATTTTTCCGTCGCAACGGTATCAATGGCGTGCCGGCGGTCATCATCGACCAGAAGCACCTGATCTCCGGCGGGCAGCCCGTGGAAGTGTTCGAGCGCGCGTTGCGGGAGATCGCGACGAGCAAGCCGGGCTGA
- a CDS encoding polyprenyl synthetase: MDAEALIKAALREAGYGPDTIGSALPRIMRILQAEDVRIEMGRALSRKEREHVRLQLELGFDVSEVVAGLKA, from the coding sequence ACGCTGAAGCGCTGATCAAGGCCGCCCTGCGCGAAGCCGGCTACGGCCCGGATACCATCGGCTCGGCCTTGCCGCGGATCATGCGCATCCTGCAGGCGGAGGACGTGCGCATTGAAATGGGCCGCGCTCTGTCCCGCAAGGAACGCGAGCACGTGCGCTTGCAGCTGGAGCTCGGGTTTGATGTGTCGGAAGTCGTGGCGGGTTTGAAGGCCTGA